One part of the Anaeromyxobacter sp. Fw109-5 genome encodes these proteins:
- a CDS encoding histidine phosphatase family protein, translating to MAGRVYLVRHADAEPRTTTDEARRLTPPGRARFEVHARALSPSLALVAIRTSPFVRAAETAALLAAATGASSAEDPALASGASSGGDLLSLARRAPAGTALVGHNPELAQAVALAAGRDLPVPPGTVAALDVAADGTVALAWIRPPP from the coding sequence GTGGCCGGCCGCGTCTACCTCGTCCGCCACGCGGACGCCGAGCCGAGGACGACCACCGACGAGGCCCGCCGCCTCACGCCCCCGGGCCGCGCGCGCTTCGAGGTCCACGCGCGCGCGCTCTCCCCGTCCCTCGCCCTGGTCGCCATCCGGACCTCGCCGTTCGTACGCGCCGCTGAGACGGCCGCGCTGCTCGCCGCCGCGACGGGCGCCTCGAGCGCGGAGGACCCCGCGCTCGCCTCCGGCGCGTCGAGCGGGGGCGACCTGCTGTCGCTCGCGCGCCGCGCGCCGGCGGGGACCGCCCTCGTCGGCCACAACCCCGAGCTGGCCCAGGCCGTCGCGCTCGCGGCGGGGCGCGACCTCCCGGTCCCGCCGGGCACCGTCGCGGCGCTGGACGTCGCCGCCGACGGCACGGTCGCGCTCGCCTGGATCCGCCCGCCGCCCTGA